A window of Actinomycetota bacterium genomic DNA:
TGCTCCTGCGGCAATCATGAAACCTTCCGTCCGTCTTTCGGGCGTTCCGACTTCTCCAACGGAAAGCTCGCAAATATCGATAGGGGTGGTTTCATTGCCAAGAGTGATGGCAGCCAACTCCCGCGGATCGTAGGGCATACGCAAATTCATGGCGAGTAGATTTGCGGTTCCCGCTGGATACGCGAGTACTGGAGCTCCGGTCCCTCTCATTGCGTAGCAAACACCGGTCACCGTGCCGTCACCGCCGCAGGCGATGACCCGATCGAATTGGGAAGCATCCCTAGTCACTTCGCGTAGGGACGTGCCGCCGTGGAGATAACGAACCACGGTCTCGCTGCCAGACTTCCCAATCGCGCGGATGCACTCGTAGATACTTATGTCACTTTGTCCGGCGCGGTCGTTTATTATGCATAGTATGCGCATCTGGTTCTCCGATCGCGGAGGCGTGCTTTGCTATTGCTCGTCAACCAACAGAACGATGGCGATGAAGGCTCATAGTGTGTCACCGTATCATGTTAGCCCAAACCTATCAGGGGAGTCAGTGTGTACATAGCAGACGCTCGAACGCTGGAAAACTTTTGTAGCCGATTGATCGGCGCCAAAGTACTAGCCATCGATACAGAATTCATGCGTGAGCGCACCTATTACGCCAAGCTGTGTTTGATGCAGATAGCTGCAGAGGACGAGGTCGCCCTCGTCGATCCCTTCGTCGTAGATGACCTGAGCCCACTGGTTTCCTTACTGGCCGACCATCGGGTACAAAAGGTGGTTCACTCTGGCCAGCAGGACTTAGAGATACTCTTTCAGACAACCGGAGCCGTCACCAGACCGATATTCGATACGCAGGTTGCCGCGACCATCGTCGGCTTCGACAGCCAAATGAGCTACCAGAGCCTCGTCTCTCAGGTTCTTGGCGTCAACCTGGACAAGTCGAGTACTTATACCGATTGGGCCCGACGACCCTTAAGTGACGCGCAAATCGAGTATGCACTCAATGATGTGAGATATCTTCCCCGTCTCTATTCAATGCTCCACGCTAAGCTGACCTCTACAGGTCGCCTAGAATGGCTCTCGGCTGATTTTGAACGTTTGTCAGACCCCTCGGCTTTCACCGTCGATCCAGATTCGATGTGGCGGCGGGTCAAACGCGCATCCTCCCTCAGCCGCAGGGCCCTTGGTGTCTTGCAGAAGGTGACGGCATGGCGAGAGGTTGAAGCTCAGCGCCGGGACATCCCCAGGCGGTGGCTGTTGGGAGACGAGACTCTGGTGGAGATTGCACGCCATGCCCCTCAAGATGCTCATGCACTGGACGAGATCAGGGGAGTGGACAGCAAGCTATCCAATACTGCACGAGATGCACTTCTGGCGGCGGTCTCGGCGGGACTCCAGCTCCCAGACTCCGACTTGCCTTCGTTTCCTAAACGCCGAAAAACTCCAGCAGAGGCAGACGGCGTGGCAGACCTAATGGCTGCACTGATCCGGGTTCGCGCCAAACAGCATGGCGTAGCACAGCCGGTCCTGGCCACTCGTGAAGATATCGAATCCCTGGCTGCTGGCGGCCGAGATGGGTCCCCGTTGCTGGAAGGATGGCGGCGTCGTCTTGTGGGAGATGATCTGCTTCGCTTGCTAGAGGGGAAGCTGTCGCTATCGGTTGTCGACGATAGGCTTTGCATGACGCGTACATACGAGGACGTCATTGGGGATATAGAGGATGGCACACATCTCGCTTGATAGGCTGGAAATCGATCAGACCGACAATACTTAGAGAATTCGGGAAAGGGCACTCCAGATGAGTTGGATGTTACTGATGATCGTTGCTATAGCATTGGGTGGGCTTACTCAGCTATGGGTGAAGCGATCCTTCAAGCGTTATAGCCAGGTTCCCTTGGCAACAGGTCAGACTGGTGCACAGGTAGCCAGACATATGCTCAATGCCGAGGGGCTCCACAATGTGGCAATTGAACGTGTGGCCGGAGACCTCACCGATCACTACGATCCCCGTACAAAGGTCATTCGACTGTCGGCAGCCGT
This region includes:
- the rnd gene encoding ribonuclease D, with the translated sequence MYIADARTLENFCSRLIGAKVLAIDTEFMRERTYYAKLCLMQIAAEDEVALVDPFVVDDLSPLVSLLADHRVQKVVHSGQQDLEILFQTTGAVTRPIFDTQVAATIVGFDSQMSYQSLVSQVLGVNLDKSSTYTDWARRPLSDAQIEYALNDVRYLPRLYSMLHAKLTSTGRLEWLSADFERLSDPSAFTVDPDSMWRRVKRASSLSRRALGVLQKVTAWREVEAQRRDIPRRWLLGDETLVEIARHAPQDAHALDEIRGVDSKLSNTARDALLAAVSAGLQLPDSDLPSFPKRRKTPAEADGVADLMAALIRVRAKQHGVAQPVLATREDIESLAAGGRDGSPLLEGWRRRLVGDDLLRLLEGKLSLSVVDDRLCMTRTYEDVIGDIEDGTHLA